Proteins encoded by one window of Vidua chalybeata isolate OUT-0048 chromosome 10, bVidCha1 merged haplotype, whole genome shotgun sequence:
- the LOC128793110 gene encoding claudin-15-like isoform X2 → MTATLEIVGFLLCLGGLAVIGATLPNNYWKVSSIHGSVITTSTLFENLWKSCAEDSTGVSNCRDFDSMLALPAHIQACRALMITSILLGFLAAVLSLLGMKCTNIGLSDEDGKMKFTVTGGFLFILGGLCSMVAISWYAAMVTAQFFNQLYAGTKYELGEALYLGWTGSILYILGGILLTCSCRGKEKQNYSPKKYAYSAAQAAPQPHMYPRSSGTVISNKEYV, encoded by the exons ATGACTGCTACTTTGGAAATTGTTGGCTTTCTTTTGTGCTTGGGTGGGTTGGCAGTTATTGGAGCTACTTTGCCAAATAATTACTGGAAAGTCTCCAGTATACATGGTTCTGTGATCACAACATCTACGTTGTTTGAAAACCTGTGGAAGAGCTGTGCAGAAGACAGCACTGGAGTATCCAACTGCAGGGATTTTGACTCTATGCTTGCATTGCCTG CTCACATTCAGGCATGCCGTGCCCTGATGATTACTTCCATCCTTTTGGGATTCTTAGCTGCAGTACTCTCACTACTTGGTATGAAGTGCACAAACATTGGGTTGAGTGATGAAGATGGAAAAATGAAGTTTACTGTCACAGgaggatttctttttattttaggag GTCTCTGCTCCATGGTGGCTATTTCTTGGTATGCTGCAATGGTTACTGCTCAGTTTTTTAACCAACTGTACGCTGGAACCAA GTATGAACTAGGAGAAGCTCTGTACTTAGGCTGGACTGGATCTATCCTTTATATACTTGGTGGGATCTTACTGACCTGTTCatgcagaggaaaggaaaaacaaaattacag TCCTAAGAAGTATGCATATTcagcagcccaggcagctcctcagccaCACATGTACCCCAGGAGCTCTGGGACGGTCATAAGCAACAAGGAGTATGTCTGA
- the DUSP28 gene encoding dual specificity phosphatase 28, translating into MLQLCQVTASLFLGTARAACDEELLAREGVTFCVNVTRQQPFPGLRRVRGIRVPVFDDPAEDLYRWFEPCGAAIEEAVRAGGKCLVYCKNGRSRSAAICTAYLMRHRQLPLKDAFEAVKTARPVAEPNAGFWSQLQRYEEDLQIPKRSALLSKGL; encoded by the exons atgctccagctctgccaggtcACGGCCTCGCTGTTCCTGGGCACGGCCAGGGCAGCATGCGACGAGGAGCTGCTGGCGCGGGAGGGGGTCACCTTCTGCGTGAATGTCACCCGGCAGCAGCCCTTCCCCGGGCTGCGGCGCGTCCGCGGCATCCGCGTGCCCGTGTTCGACGACCCGGCCGAGGACCTGTACCGGTGGTTCGAGCCCTGCGGCGCCGCCATCGAGGAGGCCGTGCGGGCCGGGGGGAAGTGCCTGGTGTACTGCAAGAACGGCCGCAGCCGCTCCGCTGCCATCTGCACGGCTTATCTGATGAGACACCGGCAACTCCCGCTCAAGGACGCGTTTGAG GCTGTGAAAACTGCCAGACCCGTAGCAGAACCAAATGCAGGATTTTGGTCTCAGCTGCAGAGATATGAAGAAGATTTGCAGATACCAAAGCggtctgctctgctgagcaaaGGACTTTAA
- the LOC128793110 gene encoding claudin-19-like isoform X1, protein MASSFLQICALLLALAGFTTLLVTTMSSRWKVLDTTTELVTADWVSEGLWMDCAATAFGSVQCKKFLYMLSSDSHIQACRALMITSILLGFLAAVLSLLGMKCTNIGLSDEDGKMKFTVTGGFLFILGGLCSMVAISWYAAMVTAQFFNQLYAGTKYELGEALYLGWTGSILYILGGILLTCSCRGKEKQNYSPKKYAYSAAQAAPQPHMYPRSSGTVISNKEYV, encoded by the exons ATGGCATCATCCTTTCTACAGATTTGTGCATTGCTGCTGGCTTTAGCAGGATTCACTACATTACTTGTTACTACCATGTCCAGCAGATGGAAGGTTTTGGACACCACGACAGAGCTGGTTACTGCAGACTGGGTTTCTGAAGGTCTTTGGATGGACTGTGCAGCTACTGCTTTTGGATCAGTACAGTGCAAGAAATTTCTCTACATGCTGAGTTCAGACT CTCACATTCAGGCATGCCGTGCCCTGATGATTACTTCCATCCTTTTGGGATTCTTAGCTGCAGTACTCTCACTACTTGGTATGAAGTGCACAAACATTGGGTTGAGTGATGAAGATGGAAAAATGAAGTTTACTGTCACAGgaggatttctttttattttaggag GTCTCTGCTCCATGGTGGCTATTTCTTGGTATGCTGCAATGGTTACTGCTCAGTTTTTTAACCAACTGTACGCTGGAACCAA GTATGAACTAGGAGAAGCTCTGTACTTAGGCTGGACTGGATCTATCCTTTATATACTTGGTGGGATCTTACTGACCTGTTCatgcagaggaaaggaaaaacaaaattacag TCCTAAGAAGTATGCATATTcagcagcccaggcagctcctcagccaCACATGTACCCCAGGAGCTCTGGGACGGTCATAAGCAACAAGGAGTATGTCTGA